Within Candidatus Dojkabacteria bacterium, the genomic segment TGGGCTGACATGGGCGACATCACCCGATCTGCCAGCTTTCGTAGTAACTGGATACTCCAATGAAGAGATTTTAAAGGAGACATATGAGACTCTTTTAGTGTACTTTGATGTACCTACATATTTCGCTAAAAGAATGAATGATTACGGGGAAATAACTCTCCAGAATGGCGAAAAAGTCAGAATCACGGATGTAAAAATTCCCGAAAATTTAAACTATGCCAAATGATATCAAGCTCCCAAATAGCACTAAGGAGTGTATTAGACTACTTGAATCATTAGATTTTACTAGAAAGAGGAATGTCGGGAAAGGAAAACATCAGTACAAGTATGTTCATCCAGTACGTCGGTGTAATTGTGACAATGAAAGGCCTTTCATTATAATCCCAACCCATTTTTACAAACAGTTGGGGAAGGATATCTGCAAGAAACTTATATGTTACGGGTATTCATGGGAGGAGATACGGGGTGCCTGCCGTTCTAATTAGCTATTTATAAGTAGGGCTATACGACCTTCTTTATTTTCACTATAAAGAATGCCTGCATCCTTGATCCAGGAATAACCCTGATTGCCTTCCTAAGCTCTCGGTCATAGAAATTGCCGCTCCATTTCGTAATTCCTGAAGTCACAAACGATCGATAATCATCAAATTTTGCATCACCTGTGATAGGGATCTCAAGAATCTCTACATCCTTGCGCAACCTTAGAAGCCTAGTGACAACACCCTCATTTTCATCTGGCTCCAATGTGCATGTTGAGTACACCATCTCGCCACCAGGCTTGAGTGCATCAAATGCTGATAATATCAATCGTTCCTGTACTTTGACCATTGCCTTGATCTTCTTTATATTCCAGAATCGCAACGGCTTCTCACCTTTCAGGTAGATCATCCCTTCGCCGCTACATGGGGCGTCGAGCAAAATCTTGCTGAATTTATTCTGGTGGGTGTGGCCAAGCTTGGCTGCATCACCGATGGTTACTTTTGCATTGGTGACATGGAATTCGCTAAGAACTCGCTTCAAAGAACTAAGTCGCTGAAAATTCTCGTCGTTGGCAATAATTTCGCCTTTGTTGTTCATCATTGCTGCGAGCTGTGTGGTCTTGCTGCCCGGTGCTGCACACATATCGAGCACATAATCGCCCTCGCTTGGGTTGAGGATCACTCCAGGGAGCATGCTTGATAAATTCTGGATGTAGAAAAGCCCTTTGCGGTACTCCTCCATCTTTCCCAGCTCAGATTTATCTTTATTCGTGACTATAAAAGTATGCTTCGACCATGGAACTTGCTCGAGCTGTATCCCTTTGGATAGCAGCTTTTTCTCAATATCGTCTGGGTTAGCTGCGAGATTGTTCAGGCGAATAGTGGATACCGTGCGCTGGCTAAAATGGTTGCGCACATCTTTTTTCGACATTTTTAGAATGCTTGCGAGTCGTGATAAGAAGATCTCTTCTTTTGTGAAAAATCGCTCCTCTTGCTGCTTTCCTCGCTTCTGTTTGTAGTTTGACCTAGTTCTTTTCATTGCTGTTTTACTAAATTGGGTAAGCCCAATATTATTGTTGTGATTATATTATACTAGAGGGCTTTTTGCACGTACTTAATTATAGAGATTAGCATCAGTGCAGGAGTCTCGGTTCTCAGCATATTTCCCTTCAGGTTAACGAATTGAAAGCCTAGTCCTCGCAATTTCGCGATATCTGCTGCACTCCAGCCCTTTTCCGGACCAATCGCTATGGTGAAATCGGAGCTGCTGTGCTTTTCATTGACGTATTCATATATGGAAGTGGTATCCATCGGCTCTGTGCTCAAGGCGATGCGGATCTCGCTACTAGCTTGAGGTAGGCGAAGATTTTCTAGCTTTTGCAATCGCTCTAGCTGTGGTGGAGTGGTGGTACGGCTTTGTATCACCGCATCGTTAACAATTTTCGACCAGAGGCCCTCTTTCTTCTGATACTTCTCGAATTTCAGCAGGCAAAGCTCGGAGTGAATCGGTAAAATTTGTGTCGCCCCAAGCTCCACGGCTTTCTCTAGGAAGAAATTGAACTTGCTCTCATTTGAAGCTGCTTGCATGACAGTAATTTTGTGACTCGATCGCGGCATTTGCGAAATTTCTTTGCTAAGCTGCTTCATCACCTCTATCTCAACAGTGGCCTTGTCAATGAAAACAACAGTCGCGAGAAAACTTCCTGAGGGTGAGTCGACTTCTACTGTGTCTTCGAGTGCGACATCTTCCTGATTAATCAATATATCGCTGTCTCTATCTGATAGATTCGCAATATCCCCAGTCGAGATTTTGTGCGGTATGTAGACTTTCTTCATATTCGGTCATCCCTAAGTTGCTCTGAGATTAAGAGCTCAGACCCGATCGGGTCTGAGCGATTGAGCTATTCCTTATGACTATAGCAGAAATTAAGAAACCTTTATCATTAAGGTTACGAAAAAATAAATCTGGCGTATACTTCAACAGTAGAATATAACTTTTATTTATAAGGTTGCAGCATATGAACGGGAAGAATGAATCCACCAAGGCTAAAAATAGCCACGAGTCCCAGGATAAGCAGGAAGGTCGCGTAACTAAGGGTAGCGATAGTAAGGGCTCAAACATCTATGCAACTTACGCATTACTCTCTGGACTCTTTCTTGGACTTATCTCAGCATATCTATTCTTCTGGAAGGTCCCTGGAGTATCGGTTTCACTTTTCGCACTCGTAGCAATCGGTGTTGTGCTACTTCCTCTATTAACCCTCGGTGGCAAAGAAATTATGAAGAGAGTCGGCTGGAATGCACTTCCAGCTATGCTCGGCTTATCACTAGCCTTTGTATATCTATACCGACTTAATCCGGCAGCACTAGCACTTGGGGTGATATTTCTACCGATGGTTTACTCGATGCTTTATGTCGCAGCGTTTAACCCTGAGATGCTAAACAATCTGGGGATATTAAAGACGATGGTATTGCCGTTTGTCATGGTATTCTCCTGGTTTGTCGACATTGTTAATTTTGTTCAAAATATCAAGCTTGGTGGCATCAAATCCGAGAGGAGCAGGTCAGTCATAAGGCGTGTACTCCTGGGAACAGCTGTCGCATTGCCGTTCCTGTTGGTTTTCTTAGTAATGTTCACTGCTGCTGACCGGGTCTTTGCAAAATATGTGATGGAGTTCTTTGAGTCGATCTTTGGCGAGATATTTAAAGATTGGGAAACATTCACATCCTTTGTCGTGAAGGCTATCTTCTCGGCATTGATCGCCATCTACTTCATGGTATTTAACTTCTCGCTGTACAATGAGAATTCCGCACTTAGAAAGTATATCCGTAAGACAGAGCAACCTAGTGTGGATATCAAGCGAAACTGGGATGGTTTCACTGTCTCAATCTTTCTGACATTAATCAATGTCCTCTTCTTC encodes:
- a CDS encoding RsmB/NOP family class I SAM-dependent RNA methyltransferase — translated: MKRTRSNYKQKRGKQQEERFFTKEEIFLSRLASILKMSKKDVRNHFSQRTVSTIRLNNLAANPDDIEKKLLSKGIQLEQVPWSKHTFIVTNKDKSELGKMEEYRKGLFYIQNLSSMLPGVILNPSEGDYVLDMCAAPGSKTTQLAAMMNNKGEIIANDENFQRLSSLKRVLSEFHVTNAKVTIGDAAKLGHTHQNKFSKILLDAPCSGEGMIYLKGEKPLRFWNIKKIKAMVKVQERLILSAFDALKPGGEMVYSTCTLEPDENEGVVTRLLRLRKDVEILEIPITGDAKFDDYRSFVTSGITKWSGNFYDRELRKAIRVIPGSRMQAFFIVKIKKVV
- a CDS encoding RsmE family RNA methyltransferase, translated to MKKVYIPHKISTGDIANLSDRDSDILINQEDVALEDTVEVDSPSGSFLATVVFIDKATVEIEVMKQLSKEISQMPRSSHKITVMQAASNESKFNFFLEKAVELGATQILPIHSELCLLKFEKYQKKEGLWSKIVNDAVIQSRTTTPPQLERLQKLENLRLPQASSEIRIALSTEPMDTTSIYEYVNEKHSSSDFTIAIGPEKGWSAADIAKLRGLGFQFVNLKGNMLRTETPALMLISIIKYVQKAL